Proteins encoded within one genomic window of Triticum aestivum cultivar Chinese Spring chromosome 2D, IWGSC CS RefSeq v2.1, whole genome shotgun sequence:
- the LOC123048269 gene encoding uncharacterized protein, with protein sequence MASGAQKKMVAVGMVLAILFISAANAEPAPAETCIDKTEKVGLVTDCICSKNCACAGKCILEGGDGGEIQKCFVECVLKNDCNCNAKHHSAAAPQ encoded by the coding sequence ATGGCTTCTGGTGCTCAGAAGAAGATGGTTGCCGTCGGCATGGTGCTGGCCATCCTGTTCATCTCTGCAGCTAATGCAGAACCAGCGCCTGCAGAAACTTGCATCGACAAGACCGAAAAAGTTGGTCTTGTCACTGACTGCATCTGCTCCAAGAACTGTGCTTGTGCAGGAAAGTGCATCTTAGAAGGCGGCGATGGTGGCGAAATCCAGAAGTGCTTTGTCGAATGCGTGCTGAAAAACGACTGCAACTGCAATGCTAAGCACCACAGCGCCGCAGCCCCTCAGTAA